From a single Pseudoalteromonas nigrifaciens genomic region:
- the bcsR gene encoding BcsR/BcsP family cellulose biosynthesis protein, with protein sequence MRSLAFKESKTLTSNDIKNLSHRFGGQSDDYVEIVNQQQNIKTINKYPLLKEIDSAVNATK encoded by the coding sequence ATGAGAAGTTTAGCTTTTAAAGAGTCAAAAACGTTAACATCTAATGACATTAAAAACTTATCGCATCGCTTTGGCGGCCAAAGTGACGATTATGTCGAAATAGTTAATCAACAACAAAATATAAAAACAATAAATAAGTATCCTTTATTAAAGGAAATAGACAGTGCAGTTAATGCCACAAAATAA
- the bcsQ gene encoding cellulose biosynthesis protein BcsQ: MQRVFIKGIKGGTGGTSIVANLACALKKSDVDVIAIDLDAKSDLSLHFGLPWTQTLGWSNAETFNDALSMFQQDSNSIIFLPFGDNSATTNDVIDTVNSCQQLDLAPDTWMLYDCPSHIDITHYSLNHDDIFVELVNCDATCHSLIHKRLVTLKESNIDWKHYFLVNKYNSASLLEFDLFALWQTTLPRIAPFFINHDEVVKEATAYRNVAFNCAPYSVANDDFETLAGWLVSKAAL, from the coding sequence GTGCAAAGAGTTTTTATAAAAGGGATAAAAGGCGGTACAGGAGGCACATCTATTGTAGCCAACCTCGCATGCGCACTTAAAAAATCAGATGTTGATGTTATTGCTATCGACTTAGACGCAAAAAGTGATTTAAGCTTACATTTTGGTTTACCTTGGACACAAACTCTTGGTTGGAGTAACGCTGAAACATTTAATGATGCGCTGTCAATGTTTCAACAAGATAGTAATAGCATTATATTTCTGCCCTTTGGCGATAATTCAGCCACAACAAATGATGTTATAGATACAGTAAATAGCTGCCAGCAATTAGACCTTGCTCCTGATACATGGATGCTATACGACTGCCCTTCACATATAGATATTACGCATTACAGTTTAAATCACGACGATATTTTTGTTGAGTTAGTAAACTGTGATGCAACTTGCCACAGCTTAATTCACAAACGCTTAGTAACACTTAAGGAGTCTAACATTGACTGGAAACATTATTTTTTAGTCAATAAATACAATTCAGCTTCATTACTTGAGTTTGATTTATTTGCACTGTGGCAAACAACACTGCCGCGAATAGCGCCATTTTTTATTAATCATGATGAAGTTGTTAAAGAGGCGACAGCTTATCGCAATGTTGCATTTAATTGCGCCCCCTATAGTGTGGCGAATGACGACTTTGAAACACTTGCTGGCTGGTTGGTCAGCAAGGCAGCGTTATAG
- the bcsA gene encoding UDP-forming cellulose synthase catalytic subunit: protein MSTLNRRPLDRTLYLLLRLLFTEKLARFVMFKFHCYFNQHKMNVVEAFSFPFITLISSLFIKFNPHKLTTHNFLRTYYPHLKLPYRSFIYSNSLRFVLQSLFLLFFKYEPKNSAVKEPITHYFYSSVNYTFRQLRWIDLKLGKLLKSLLSKSTKKTKKSAFKTMAYASIWQNKLIKYIAITFILFLMAIFITIPFSLEAQAVFISFILLVAYSLRRVKGQMATIIMITLSVTTSSRYLWWRYTETLNWDDPLALFLGLGLLLAETYAWLVLILGFFQTINPLERKPIAMPKNTDLWPTVDVYIPTYNEPLSVVKPTTLAAMSIDWPADKLNVYILDDGKRPEFAQFAEQVGVGYLTRPDNNHAKAGNMNSAMRYTDGEYIAIFDCDHVPARSFLQMTMGQFLKDSKVCLVQTPHHFFSADPFERNLNNHSQVPNENMLFYGLIQDGNDMWDATFFCGSCAVLKRQALDDIGGFAFETVTEDAHTALRMQRAGYKTAYINIPQAAGLATDSLSAHIGQRIRWARGMAQIFRLDNPLLGKGLNLPQRLCYINAMLHFLSGVPRIVFLTAPLALIYFNAYIIYAPFLAIFIYVVPTLIQVKATNSRIQGKYRYSFWGEVYETVLAWYILKPTTVALFNPNKGKFNVTEKGGLNNKEHYDWGISKPYMVLLAINLLGIIVGTLRAFFGEPNQIGVLIISMAWATYNIIILGAAVAVAAEARQVRNSHRVKANFPAGIRLANGHTLKVKITDYSDNGVGIETEHAHLCRVNDKIELLMSRGNKQFSFTTYVTNTREKQFGLTLKDLSIEKQLAFIQCTFSRADAWLDWQNNFKHDRPSYSFKEVKKTSLRGFTNILFHAPRQLQPIIKFMTNLVIYVNSFIPKKPIVQNNYD, encoded by the coding sequence ATGAGTACCTTAAATAGACGCCCATTAGATCGTACTTTATATTTACTTTTGCGCCTTTTATTTACAGAAAAGCTAGCTCGCTTCGTGATGTTTAAATTTCATTGTTATTTTAATCAACACAAAATGAATGTAGTAGAAGCGTTTTCATTTCCTTTTATAACGCTTATTAGCTCGTTATTTATAAAGTTTAACCCTCATAAATTAACTACTCATAACTTTTTGCGTACATATTACCCACACTTAAAATTACCTTATCGCAGCTTTATTTACTCAAATAGCCTGCGCTTTGTATTACAAAGTTTATTTTTATTGTTTTTTAAATATGAGCCTAAAAATAGCGCTGTAAAAGAGCCTATTACTCATTATTTTTACTCATCAGTAAACTATACATTTAGACAACTACGCTGGATTGACTTAAAGCTAGGAAAGTTACTAAAAAGTTTATTATCTAAAAGCACTAAAAAAACAAAAAAAAGCGCATTTAAAACAATGGCATATGCGAGTATCTGGCAAAATAAGCTTATAAAATATATTGCTATTACATTTATATTATTTTTAATGGCTATTTTTATCACTATTCCGTTTAGCTTAGAGGCTCAAGCTGTATTTATTAGTTTTATTTTATTGGTAGCCTATTCACTAAGACGAGTAAAAGGGCAAATGGCGACTATTATCATGATCACCCTATCGGTCACTACCTCCTCGCGCTATTTATGGTGGCGGTACACTGAAACACTAAATTGGGATGATCCTCTCGCTTTATTCCTAGGTTTGGGCTTATTGCTTGCTGAAACCTATGCTTGGCTAGTACTAATTCTTGGTTTTTTCCAAACTATTAACCCGCTTGAGCGTAAACCTATTGCCATGCCTAAAAATACCGACCTGTGGCCAACCGTAGACGTTTATATTCCAACCTATAATGAACCTCTGAGCGTAGTGAAACCCACTACACTCGCGGCGATGAGCATTGATTGGCCCGCAGATAAGCTTAATGTATACATATTAGATGATGGCAAACGCCCTGAGTTTGCTCAATTTGCTGAACAAGTTGGCGTAGGCTATTTAACTCGCCCTGATAATAATCATGCCAAAGCGGGTAATATGAATAGTGCGATGCGCTATACAGATGGCGAATACATTGCTATTTTTGATTGCGACCACGTTCCTGCTCGATCATTTTTACAAATGACCATGGGGCAGTTTTTAAAAGATAGTAAGGTATGCTTAGTGCAAACCCCGCATCACTTTTTTTCAGCCGATCCCTTTGAAAGAAATTTAAATAACCACAGTCAAGTCCCTAACGAAAACATGCTGTTTTATGGCCTAATTCAAGATGGAAATGATATGTGGGACGCGACCTTCTTTTGTGGCTCGTGTGCGGTATTAAAACGCCAAGCACTTGATGATATAGGCGGCTTTGCGTTTGAAACCGTAACTGAAGACGCGCACACCGCACTAAGAATGCAGCGCGCAGGTTATAAAACAGCTTATATTAATATTCCACAAGCCGCGGGATTAGCCACCGACAGTTTATCGGCTCATATTGGCCAACGAATTCGTTGGGCGCGTGGTATGGCGCAAATATTTCGTCTTGATAACCCGCTATTAGGCAAAGGGTTAAACCTGCCACAACGACTGTGCTATATAAATGCCATGCTACACTTTTTATCTGGGGTTCCTCGCATTGTATTTTTAACCGCTCCTTTAGCACTCATCTATTTCAACGCTTATATTATCTATGCACCATTTTTAGCCATATTTATTTATGTTGTACCCACACTCATTCAAGTAAAAGCGACTAACTCACGTATTCAAGGTAAATACAGGTACTCATTTTGGGGTGAAGTTTACGAAACAGTACTGGCTTGGTATATATTAAAACCCACCACAGTTGCTTTATTTAACCCAAATAAAGGTAAGTTTAATGTAACTGAAAAAGGGGGACTTAATAATAAAGAGCATTATGATTGGGGGATTTCTAAACCCTATATGGTATTACTCGCGATTAACTTATTAGGCATTATTGTGGGTACTTTAAGAGCCTTTTTTGGTGAGCCAAATCAAATTGGAGTGCTAATTATTAGTATGGCATGGGCCACCTATAATATTATTATTTTAGGTGCTGCCGTCGCGGTAGCAGCTGAAGCTCGTCAAGTAAGAAACTCACACCGCGTAAAAGCAAACTTTCCGGCGGGTATTCGTTTAGCGAATGGACATACTTTAAAAGTTAAAATTACCGACTACTCTGATAACGGAGTAGGTATTGAAACCGAGCATGCGCATTTATGCAGGGTTAACGATAAAATAGAGCTATTAATGAGCAGAGGTAATAAGCAGTTTTCGTTTACTACCTATGTAACTAATACTCGGGAGAAGCAATTTGGTCTTACACTCAAAGATCTCAGTATAGAAAAGCAACTGGCGTTTATTCAGTGTACTTTTTCAAGAGCTGATGCTTGGTTAGATTGGCAAAACAATTTTAAACATGATCGCCCATCTTATAGCTTTAAAGAAGTTAAAAAAACAAGTTTACGAGGGTTTACTAATATATTGTTTCACGCACCAAGACAACTTCAACCTATTATTAAGTTTATGACTAATTTAGTTATTTACGTAAATTCATTCATTCCCAAAAAACCGATAGTGCAGAATAATTATGATTAA
- the bcsB gene encoding cellulose biosynthesis cyclic di-GMP-binding regulatory protein BcsB: MIKKLLNTLTLLLFTSTAWHVIAIEPMPNKSLFANGYPESAAVSGLKLDFNALGFTNYKLDGVNNNSRVDFTNSIDKLSKNLMLNFSYTNSPSLLANVSHLKVYFNENLVTVLPVNKQLSTVENLITHNIQLNSKYIQDFNQIRFELVGYYDLTCHDYHNRSIWVEISKSSNITLDQTELAIDSRLEYLPEPFFDSKDFSKLNLPFIFATTPNKEAIEAAATLSSWFGAQADWRGAQFPLLKNKAPNEHSVVFITNDSKPDFLRDYPDVDKPTIEIISNPLHRYKKMLLIVGKDTADLKTAVTGLAFGHKLMTGRTASIEAINQLPLREAYDAPRWLRGDRPVHFDELIDYPKQLQAQGLNNGPVKLNVRLAPDLFTWREKGIPITLQYRNTPESSMLDSRLNMLINQEFISGFLLSKNDSLLSKTKTIMPLIGNTDTTKNAEDFSLNGINLAIRNELNFDFRFGVLKKGECSVVPAGGEYGVIDGNSNIDVSGFHHYIALPDLNVFANSGFPFTKYADLHQTLVILDDNPTPEAITLLLNLTGRFGAITGYPGHRLEIQSVSDDNSNYDDKDIMIITAANTAVSDIDENAPTSKLLKNNHRIIKQAFYNGAYDADTTEDVQVSLVSSGDLAVIAGFQSPFDSERSIVSLTASTNKAYTLLDTAFNESQWLSQIKGSAAVITSQGVSSVKADDTYFVGYVPVYTLIWFHLSDHPFWLAFLSILTLLLISFIIWRLLQALTYKRLAEGDK, translated from the coding sequence ATGATTAAAAAGTTGCTTAATACACTCACCCTACTTCTGTTTACTAGTACGGCGTGGCACGTTATTGCTATCGAACCTATGCCAAATAAATCACTTTTTGCAAATGGTTACCCCGAAAGTGCAGCCGTATCGGGCTTAAAACTTGATTTTAATGCTTTAGGTTTTACTAACTATAAACTAGATGGAGTAAACAATAATTCTCGCGTCGATTTTACCAACAGTATAGATAAACTAAGCAAAAACTTAATGCTTAACTTTTCTTATACTAATTCGCCATCATTGCTTGCTAATGTTTCACACTTAAAAGTATATTTTAATGAAAACTTAGTCACAGTATTACCTGTTAATAAACAGCTTAGTACCGTTGAAAACTTAATTACGCATAACATTCAACTCAATTCAAAATACATACAAGACTTTAATCAAATTCGTTTTGAGTTAGTGGGCTATTACGACTTGACCTGTCATGATTACCATAATCGCTCTATTTGGGTTGAAATAAGTAAATCAAGCAATATTACTCTTGATCAGACTGAGCTGGCTATTGATAGTCGTTTAGAGTATTTACCTGAACCCTTTTTTGATAGTAAAGATTTTAGTAAATTAAACCTGCCATTTATATTTGCTACAACGCCAAACAAAGAAGCCATTGAAGCTGCCGCCACTTTATCTAGCTGGTTTGGTGCACAAGCCGATTGGCGCGGAGCACAATTTCCGTTATTAAAAAATAAAGCACCTAATGAACATAGCGTGGTGTTTATCACTAACGACTCTAAGCCTGATTTTTTACGTGACTACCCTGATGTTGATAAACCAACAATTGAAATTATTTCTAACCCACTCCATCGCTATAAAAAAATGTTACTTATAGTGGGCAAAGACACTGCTGATTTAAAAACTGCAGTAACGGGTTTAGCATTTGGTCATAAACTGATGACTGGTCGCACCGCTAGTATAGAGGCTATTAATCAGCTCCCGCTAAGAGAAGCATATGATGCTCCTCGCTGGTTAAGAGGCGATCGCCCCGTACATTTTGATGAGTTAATTGACTACCCAAAACAATTACAAGCTCAGGGCTTAAATAATGGCCCGGTAAAATTAAACGTACGCCTTGCACCCGATTTATTTACTTGGCGCGAAAAAGGCATCCCAATTACGCTGCAATATAGAAATACGCCTGAGAGCAGCATGCTTGACTCACGCCTAAACATGCTAATTAATCAAGAGTTTATTAGTGGTTTTTTACTCAGTAAAAATGATTCATTACTAAGTAAAACCAAAACAATTATGCCTTTAATTGGTAATACAGATACCACAAAAAACGCAGAAGATTTTTCCTTAAATGGGATTAACTTAGCAATTAGAAATGAGCTTAACTTTGACTTTCGCTTTGGTGTACTTAAAAAGGGAGAATGCTCTGTTGTACCTGCAGGAGGGGAGTATGGCGTAATAGATGGTAATTCAAATATTGATGTTAGTGGGTTTCATCATTACATTGCCCTACCCGATTTAAATGTATTTGCTAATAGCGGTTTCCCATTTACTAAATATGCCGACTTACATCAAACCTTGGTTATTTTAGATGATAATCCAACACCTGAAGCAATCACTTTACTACTCAATTTAACCGGTCGCTTTGGTGCTATCACAGGCTACCCTGGACACCGTTTAGAAATACAATCAGTCAGTGACGATAATAGTAATTATGATGACAAAGATATTATGATTATTACCGCCGCAAATACAGCGGTGAGTGACATTGATGAGAACGCGCCCACCAGTAAGCTTTTAAAAAATAACCACAGAATTATAAAGCAAGCTTTTTATAATGGCGCCTATGATGCTGATACAACAGAAGATGTACAGGTAAGCTTAGTTAGTAGCGGAGACTTAGCCGTTATTGCAGGGTTTCAATCGCCATTTGACTCTGAGCGCTCAATCGTGTCGTTAACCGCCAGTACTAATAAAGCGTACACACTACTAGATACTGCATTTAACGAGTCGCAATGGTTATCGCAAATTAAAGGCAGCGCTGCCGTTATTACTAGCCAAGGCGTAAGCTCTGTTAAGGCAGATGATACGTATTTTGTGGGGTATGTACCTGTGTATACTTTAATTTGGTTTCATTTATCTGATCATCCATTTTGGCTAGCTTTTTTATCTATTTTAACCCTGTTACTTATTTCATTTATAATTTGGCGCTTACTACAGGCCCTTACCTACAAACGTTTAGCTGAAGGAGATAAATAA
- the bcsZ gene encoding cellulose synthase complex periplasmic endoglucanase BcsZ — protein sequence MKLFITKAFIMLILFTPLSHAQQCAPWQQWQTFKTHFMSDDGRIIDLGSEQNITTSEGQSYALFFALIANDKTAFDKVLNWTEEHLAEGDLSTRLPAWLWGVNKNNVGNILDSNPASDSDLWIAYSLSQAAILWDDRRYRILAAVLAQRIMREETAYIKGLGLSLLPAPSGFEFDNKRYKLNPSYSPLFIYQQFSKLYPHSPWQELHDSSANLILETSKQGVSPDWIMFDTNKGFYFDKKVTDLGSYNAIRVYLWASMMAEDAPYKKQLVAQFAPFIKTINKRGYVPLNTYAQTGNSDKRGPVGFNAALLPLLATANNDNDAVTMSIQQKLMVDKSFSKSRYYDSVLNLFGSSTLDKRFAILADGTLQPNWSDECR from the coding sequence ATGAAATTGTTTATAACTAAAGCATTTATAATGCTGATTTTATTTACTCCTTTGAGCCACGCACAACAATGTGCGCCTTGGCAGCAATGGCAAACGTTTAAAACACACTTTATGAGTGATGATGGCCGAATAATCGACTTAGGCAGCGAGCAAAATATTACCACTTCTGAAGGGCAATCCTATGCGCTATTTTTTGCGCTAATTGCCAATGATAAAACCGCTTTTGATAAAGTATTAAACTGGACTGAAGAGCATTTAGCCGAAGGCGATTTAAGTACTCGCCTACCTGCATGGCTATGGGGAGTTAATAAAAACAACGTAGGTAATATTCTTGACTCAAACCCAGCATCTGACTCTGATTTATGGATTGCTTATAGCTTATCGCAAGCAGCTATACTTTGGGATGACCGCCGTTACCGTATTTTAGCAGCCGTGCTCGCACAGCGTATAATGCGCGAAGAAACAGCGTATATTAAAGGACTTGGTTTATCTTTATTACCCGCACCTAGCGGCTTTGAGTTTGATAACAAGCGCTATAAATTAAATCCAAGCTATTCGCCGCTGTTTATTTATCAGCAATTTAGCAAACTTTATCCTCATTCACCATGGCAAGAGCTGCATGACAGTTCTGCCAACCTAATTCTTGAAACAAGTAAGCAAGGTGTTAGCCCTGATTGGATTATGTTTGATACTAACAAGGGCTTTTACTTTGATAAAAAAGTAACCGACTTGGGAAGCTATAATGCAATTAGAGTCTATTTGTGGGCAAGTATGATGGCAGAGGATGCACCTTACAAAAAGCAATTAGTCGCACAGTTTGCTCCTTTCATTAAAACGATAAATAAGCGTGGTTATGTGCCTTTAAATACCTATGCACAAACGGGGAACTCAGATAAAAGAGGACCTGTTGGCTTTAATGCCGCATTACTGCCTTTACTAGCAACAGCAAATAATGACAATGACGCTGTAACAATGTCGATTCAACAAAAGTTAATGGTTGATAAATCATTTAGCAAATCGCGTTATTACGATAGTGTATTAAATTTATTTGGTAGCAGTACCTTAGATAAACGCTTTGCAATTTTAGCAGACGGGACGCTGCAACCTAACTGGAGCGATGAATGTCGTTAA
- a CDS encoding cellulose biosynthesis protein BcsC has translation MSLRFSLVYALVACSTLSAKTVDDIDTQSVAWLLKQINIGKGQENKKLVEDSLRKLVAIAPLRIETQCALARNYFATGATNEATLLLNQLDNGAAKQHPCIEQLRVIARIETTDKPLVQQAKLLARAGQYVQARQIYNTLFDTAYPELSYELEHLNWYAQDSAQWQQVNKGYLRLIEQYPDVALIEIAYATHLFKRSALDKHATDVFSKYGVTGRFSNQIEDAWLRTLAFMPIESSTEQQYQRYFLVYPFSSKGELQYQDFKKKFSARQALLGDPAYQLWQKGNELLENNKLNAAEPLLLRALKGRPADSQVMHSLGVLYLRSGEHQKADNYFTRALKYTSEFNEREILKGLAKTANFWLYIRQTKEAINNAEFRTAALKLNLAAALQENPNTILFYKGELLFAQGQYSQAATFYQSVLKNEPLNSSALLSLLKIAELEQSEKALNAFYNNLSSLQKQQVKSAYAAAVSKQLREKATRFYDAGELNTARKTLEYAIELTPQQPWLYYDLALIYQQQGLTQQARSLFNNVLWQFPLNSSLRYSHALFLRSIDDYKGAQATLKYIPVKDRDADILVLEQQLHINESLNQSEQLLNTNNKAVAVYHLSSLEAQDLTPLMQAKLASSWYKIAEQQYALNSLNKALTSAPTLAPYWHMLYGEWLLEQGIEEKTHNWFTSYTLPESATENEITQYVQLHNNYINQYYSGSDLIAKLNQLDQKYKNTSAITTALINANLALEQREAAIILYQQKIQNKQTLEPQALMAIATAYRELGDDYQAKQVTQQAINQSSSQKGYLQRQIMASLNEFNYAGDALYLAKQLVDKSPNDQELRYLGAQVADKFNNVEQANTWYQQTLSPNQALNDEQLYSSLARINDTDPWYINGAKRELINQQNKNQAYIAIGVNFSGQTSTQSEATLGAGLMPMEAYFSLWQGHGFIKVDPTTISAQTTRFDEQFAGSRYGQGALCIFTCSLDEVSPEESGVDIGIGWQNENWRVDIGTTPLGFLIEDIVWGINYADDFGDFGYSLELEKRPVTSSVLSYAGLTDINSGKVWGGVRSTGLTANLSHDLGGNWGFWSSADFQLYKGQNVKDNQRYRLMGGSYYRVISNQEREFTAGVSLLHWSYKFNLSEETYGHGGYYSPQNYIGISLPLSYDARWGDDFVYRIKTGISYSQTKSNAIDFFPNDPDLQAQAFVSQLETGVVPAFNGDTSAGVSYNLEGSFEYRVTPHWFFGGYLAIDRSDFYEPNFGQLYVRYYFNPVYGTLAFPGKPIIPYADF, from the coding sequence ATGTCGTTAAGGTTTAGCTTAGTTTATGCCTTAGTAGCGTGCTCAACGTTAAGTGCTAAAACAGTCGACGATATAGACACTCAGTCTGTCGCATGGCTATTAAAGCAGATAAATATTGGCAAAGGGCAAGAAAATAAAAAGCTCGTTGAAGATAGCTTACGTAAGCTCGTTGCTATAGCCCCACTGCGCATTGAAACCCAATGTGCTTTAGCACGTAATTACTTTGCTACCGGCGCAACTAATGAAGCAACCTTATTACTAAACCAGCTTGATAATGGCGCAGCAAAACAACACCCATGTATTGAGCAACTTCGAGTTATTGCCCGTATTGAAACAACCGACAAACCATTAGTACAACAAGCAAAATTACTAGCAAGAGCTGGACAATATGTTCAAGCTCGGCAAATTTATAACACCCTTTTTGATACAGCCTACCCCGAGCTTAGTTATGAGCTTGAACATTTAAACTGGTATGCGCAAGACAGTGCCCAATGGCAGCAGGTTAATAAAGGCTATTTGCGCTTAATAGAGCAATACCCTGATGTAGCCCTAATCGAAATAGCTTATGCGACGCACCTGTTTAAACGCTCTGCGCTCGATAAACATGCGACTGATGTTTTTAGTAAATATGGCGTAACTGGACGTTTTAGCAACCAAATTGAGGATGCTTGGCTAAGAACATTGGCATTTATGCCTATTGAGAGTAGTACTGAGCAACAGTATCAGCGTTACTTTCTTGTGTATCCCTTTAGCAGTAAAGGGGAATTACAATATCAAGATTTCAAAAAGAAGTTTAGCGCTCGTCAAGCCTTGCTAGGTGATCCTGCTTATCAACTTTGGCAAAAAGGTAATGAACTACTTGAAAACAATAAGTTAAATGCCGCTGAACCTCTTTTATTACGAGCGTTAAAAGGCCGCCCAGCTGATTCTCAAGTTATGCATAGTTTAGGTGTGCTCTACTTACGCTCAGGTGAGCATCAAAAAGCAGATAACTACTTTACTCGCGCATTAAAATACACCTCAGAGTTTAATGAGCGTGAAATACTCAAAGGCTTAGCCAAAACTGCCAATTTTTGGCTGTATATTCGCCAGACTAAAGAAGCCATAAATAACGCAGAGTTTAGAACGGCAGCACTCAAACTAAATTTAGCAGCTGCATTACAAGAAAACCCTAACACCATTTTATTTTATAAGGGCGAGCTTTTATTTGCTCAAGGGCAGTACTCTCAAGCTGCTACTTTTTATCAAAGTGTTTTAAAAAATGAACCGCTTAACTCAAGTGCATTATTAAGCTTACTTAAAATAGCCGAACTTGAGCAAAGTGAAAAAGCGTTAAATGCTTTTTATAATAACCTTAGTTCTTTGCAAAAACAGCAAGTAAAGTCAGCTTACGCGGCCGCTGTTAGCAAGCAACTAAGAGAAAAAGCGACTCGATTTTATGATGCTGGCGAATTAAACACCGCTAGAAAAACCTTAGAATATGCCATTGAGTTAACTCCTCAACAACCCTGGTTATACTATGATCTTGCTTTAATTTATCAGCAACAAGGTTTAACTCAGCAAGCCCGATCTTTATTTAACAATGTGTTATGGCAATTTCCACTTAACTCTTCACTGCGTTATAGCCATGCACTTTTTCTGCGCTCTATAGATGACTATAAAGGTGCACAAGCGACGTTAAAGTATATTCCGGTTAAAGATAGAGATGCCGATATTTTAGTGCTCGAACAACAGTTACATATTAATGAGTCGCTTAATCAAAGCGAGCAACTCTTAAATACTAACAATAAAGCAGTCGCGGTTTACCATTTAAGTAGTTTAGAAGCGCAAGATTTAACACCTTTAATGCAAGCAAAACTAGCAAGTAGTTGGTATAAAATTGCAGAGCAACAATACGCACTTAACTCACTTAATAAAGCTTTAACAAGCGCGCCAACTCTCGCCCCATATTGGCATATGCTTTATGGTGAATGGCTTTTAGAGCAAGGCATTGAAGAGAAAACGCATAACTGGTTTACAAGTTACACATTGCCAGAGAGCGCAACTGAAAACGAAATCACTCAATATGTGCAATTACATAATAATTATATAAATCAATATTACAGCGGTAGCGATTTAATCGCTAAGCTAAACCAGCTTGACCAAAAATATAAAAATACGTCGGCGATAACTACCGCTCTTATAAATGCTAACTTAGCACTTGAGCAACGTGAAGCGGCAATTATTTTATATCAGCAAAAAATACAAAATAAACAAACTCTTGAGCCCCAAGCTTTAATGGCTATTGCCACCGCTTATAGAGAGCTTGGCGATGACTATCAGGCAAAGCAGGTTACGCAACAGGCTATAAATCAAAGTTCATCTCAAAAGGGGTACTTACAACGACAAATAATGGCATCCCTTAATGAGTTTAATTACGCGGGTGATGCGCTGTATCTTGCGAAGCAATTAGTTGATAAATCGCCAAACGATCAAGAACTTCGGTACCTAGGAGCTCAAGTTGCCGATAAGTTTAACAATGTCGAGCAAGCAAATACCTGGTATCAGCAAACACTGTCGCCTAACCAAGCTCTCAATGATGAACAGCTATACAGTAGCCTAGCGCGTATTAACGACACTGACCCTTGGTATATTAATGGCGCAAAACGTGAGTTAATAAATCAACAAAATAAAAACCAAGCTTATATTGCCATTGGGGTTAATTTTAGTGGCCAAACAAGTACCCAAAGCGAAGCAACGCTGGGAGCTGGCTTAATGCCTATGGAAGCTTATTTTTCGCTTTGGCAAGGCCATGGATTTATTAAAGTCGACCCTACAACTATAAGCGCACAAACAACACGATTTGATGAGCAATTTGCAGGTAGCCGCTATGGACAAGGTGCATTGTGTATTTTTACCTGTTCATTAGATGAAGTAAGCCCTGAGGAAAGTGGCGTTGATATTGGTATAGGTTGGCAAAATGAAAACTGGCGTGTTGATATTGGTACTACCCCACTTGGTTTTTTAATTGAAGACATAGTGTGGGGCATAAACTACGCAGACGATTTTGGCGACTTTGGATACAGCCTAGAACTTGAAAAACGCCCTGTTACCAGCTCGGTACTCTCCTATGCTGGTTTAACCGATATAAACTCAGGTAAAGTTTGGGGTGGCGTGCGCTCAACTGGCCTAACCGCCAATTTATCGCACGACTTGGGTGGTAATTGGGGGTTTTGGTCAAGTGCCGACTTTCAATTATATAAAGGTCAAAACGTAAAAGACAATCAACGTTATCGGCTAATGGGTGGCAGTTACTATCGCGTTATTAGTAACCAAGAGCGTGAATTTACCGCAGGTGTCAGTTTATTGCATTGGTCTTATAAGTTTAATTTAAGCGAAGAAACCTATGGTCATGGCGGATATTACAGCCCGCAAAACTATATAGGTATTTCATTACCATTAAGTTATGACGCACGTTGGGGAGATGATTTTGTTTATCGAATTAAAACAGGTATTTCTTACTCACAAACTAAATCGAACGCGATTGACTTTTTCCCAAACGATCCCGACTTACAAGCCCAAGCATTCGTAAGCCAGCTTGAAACAGGCGTCGTTCCTGCTTTTAACGGTGATACTAGCGCCGGTGTTTCGTATAACTTAGAAGGCAGTTTTGAGTACCGAGTAACCCCGCATTGGTTTTTTGGAGGCTACTTAGCAATTGACCGCTCTGACTTTTATGAGCCTAACTTTGGACAACTTTATGTACGTTACTATTTCAATCCTGTTTACGGCACATTAGCATTCCCAGGCAAACCTATAATACCTTATGCTGACTTTTAA